One part of the Streptomyces lydicus genome encodes these proteins:
- a CDS encoding cation:dicarboxylate symporter family transporter, whose protein sequence is MAAQTTPREGIPEESAPRKRDRTHFLYIAVIVAVLLGIIVGFAAPGVAVELKPLGTGFVNLIKMMISPVIFCTIVLGVGSVRKAAKVGAVGGLALGYFMVMSTVALAIGLVVGNLLDPGSGLHLTESVRHAGQAQTSGGGESLSEFLLGMIPTTLVSAFTQGEVLQTLLVALLVGFGLQALGSAGEPVLRGVGHLQKLVFRVLAMIMWVAPVGAFGAIAAVVGETGLDALKSLAIIMVGFYTTCLLFVIVVLGTLLRLVAGVNIFQLLKYLGREFLLILSTSSSESALPRLIAKMEHLGVSKPVVGITVPTGYSFNLDGTAIYLTMSSLFVAEAMGKPLPLGQQISLLVFMVIASKGAAGVTGAGLATLAGGLQSHRPELVDGVGLIVGIDRFMSEARALTNFAGNAVATVLIGTWTKEIDTSRAAEVLAGRIPFDEKTLSVDAHGAAHGAAADEPVAGAVAAPRDGGAPKESARA, encoded by the coding sequence GTGGCTGCACAGACAACGCCGCGTGAGGGCATCCCTGAGGAGAGCGCGCCCCGGAAGCGGGACCGGACCCATTTCCTCTACATCGCCGTCATCGTGGCGGTGCTGCTCGGCATCATCGTGGGCTTCGCGGCCCCTGGGGTGGCCGTCGAGCTCAAGCCGCTCGGCACCGGGTTCGTGAACCTGATCAAGATGATGATCTCGCCCGTCATCTTCTGCACCATCGTGCTGGGCGTCGGCTCGGTCCGTAAGGCCGCCAAGGTCGGCGCGGTGGGCGGACTGGCCCTCGGCTACTTCATGGTGATGTCCACCGTGGCGCTGGCCATCGGCCTGGTCGTCGGCAACCTGCTGGACCCCGGTTCCGGTCTCCACCTGACCGAGAGCGTGCGGCACGCGGGGCAGGCGCAGACGTCGGGCGGCGGCGAGTCGCTGTCCGAGTTCCTGCTCGGCATGATCCCCACCACCCTGGTCTCCGCCTTCACCCAGGGTGAGGTGCTGCAGACGCTGCTGGTGGCGCTGCTGGTCGGCTTCGGCCTGCAGGCGCTGGGCTCGGCGGGCGAGCCGGTGCTGCGCGGCGTCGGGCACCTCCAGAAGCTGGTCTTCCGGGTGCTGGCCATGATCATGTGGGTGGCGCCGGTGGGTGCCTTCGGCGCGATCGCGGCGGTGGTCGGCGAGACCGGCCTGGACGCGCTGAAGTCGCTGGCGATCATCATGGTCGGCTTCTACACCACCTGTCTGCTGTTCGTGATCGTGGTGCTCGGCACGCTGCTCCGGCTGGTCGCCGGGGTCAACATCTTCCAGCTGCTGAAGTACCTCGGCCGGGAGTTCCTGCTGATCCTCTCCACGTCCTCCTCGGAGTCTGCGCTGCCCCGGCTCATCGCGAAGATGGAGCACCTCGGCGTCAGCAAGCCGGTGGTCGGCATCACCGTGCCGACCGGCTACAGCTTCAACCTCGACGGCACCGCCATCTACCTGACGATGTCCTCGCTGTTCGTGGCCGAGGCGATGGGCAAGCCGCTGCCCCTCGGTCAGCAGATCTCGCTGCTGGTCTTCATGGTCATCGCGTCGAAGGGCGCGGCGGGCGTCACCGGCGCCGGCCTGGCCACGCTCGCCGGCGGTCTGCAGTCGCACCGCCCCGAACTGGTCGACGGCGTCGGCCTGATCGTCGGCATCGACCGCTTCATGAGCGAGGCGCGCGCCCTGACCAACTTCGCCGGCAACGCGGTGGCCACCGTCCTGATCGGCACCTGGACCAAGGAGATCGACACGTCCCGGGCCGCCGAGGTGCTCGCCGGCCGGATCCCGTTCGACGAGAAGACGCTGTCCGTCGACGCGCACGGTGCCGCGCACGGTGCCGCGGCGGACGAACCGGTGGCCGGCGCGGTCGCCGCACCGCGCGACGGCGGGGCGCCGAAGGAATCCGCCCGGGCCTGA
- the treS gene encoding maltose alpha-D-glucosyltransferase, whose amino-acid sequence MIVNEPVPDTFEDTPAKDRDPDWFKRAVFYEVLVRSFQDSNGDGIGDLKGITAKLDYLQWLGVDCLWLPPFFKSPLRDGGYDVADYTAVLPEFGDLADFVEFVDAAHHRGMRVIIDMVMNHTSDQHPWFQESRTDPEGPYGDYYVWADDDKQYADARIIFVDTEASNWTFDPVRKQYYWHRFFSHQPDLNYENPAVQEEMISALRFWLDLGIDGFRLDAVPYLYAEEGTNCENLPASHAFLKRVREEVDKHYPDTVLLAEANQWPEDVVDYFGDYAVGGDECHMAFHFPVMPRIFMAVRRESRYPVSEILAKTPAIPSGCQWGIFLRNHDELTLEMVTDEERDYMYAEYAKDPRMRANIGIRRRLAPLLDNDRNQIELFTALLLSLPGSPILYYGDEIGMGDNIWLGDRDAVRTPMQWTPDRNAGFSSCDPGRLFLPTIMDPVYGYQVTNVEAAMSSPSSLLHWTRRMIEIRKQNPAFGLGSYTELSSTNPAVLAFLREAPGTDGADDDLVLCVHNFSRFAQPTELDLRSFSGRHPVELIGGVRFPAIGELPYLLTLAGHGFYWFRLRRNPAPTGGNTAGRPA is encoded by the coding sequence TTGATCGTCAATGAGCCTGTCCCCGACACGTTCGAGGACACCCCGGCGAAGGACCGCGATCCCGACTGGTTCAAACGGGCCGTCTTCTACGAAGTCCTGGTGCGGTCGTTCCAGGACAGCAACGGCGACGGCATCGGGGACCTCAAGGGCATCACGGCCAAGCTCGACTATCTGCAGTGGCTGGGGGTGGACTGTCTCTGGCTTCCGCCGTTCTTCAAATCGCCGCTGCGCGACGGCGGTTACGACGTGGCCGACTACACCGCGGTGCTCCCCGAGTTCGGCGATCTGGCGGACTTCGTGGAGTTCGTGGACGCCGCGCACCACCGCGGCATGCGGGTCATCATCGACATGGTGATGAACCACACCAGCGACCAGCACCCGTGGTTCCAGGAGTCGCGCACCGATCCCGAAGGGCCCTACGGCGACTACTACGTCTGGGCGGACGACGACAAGCAGTACGCCGACGCCCGGATCATCTTCGTCGACACCGAGGCGTCCAACTGGACCTTCGACCCGGTCCGCAAGCAGTACTACTGGCACCGCTTCTTCTCCCACCAGCCGGACCTCAACTACGAGAACCCGGCGGTCCAGGAGGAGATGATCTCCGCCCTGCGGTTCTGGCTCGACCTCGGCATCGACGGCTTCCGGCTGGACGCGGTGCCGTACCTCTACGCCGAGGAGGGCACCAACTGCGAGAACCTGCCCGCCTCGCACGCCTTCCTCAAGCGGGTCCGCGAGGAGGTCGACAAGCACTACCCGGACACCGTCCTGCTGGCCGAGGCCAACCAGTGGCCGGAGGACGTCGTCGACTACTTCGGCGACTACGCGGTCGGCGGCGACGAGTGCCACATGGCGTTCCACTTCCCGGTCATGCCGCGCATCTTCATGGCGGTGCGCCGCGAGTCCCGCTACCCCGTCTCGGAGATCCTCGCCAAGACCCCGGCGATCCCCTCCGGCTGCCAGTGGGGCATCTTCCTGCGCAACCACGACGAGCTGACCCTCGAAATGGTCACGGACGAAGAGCGGGACTATATGTACGCCGAGTACGCCAAGGACCCGCGGATGCGCGCCAACATCGGCATCCGCCGCCGGCTGGCCCCGCTGCTCGACAACGACCGCAACCAGATCGAGCTGTTCACGGCCCTGCTGCTGTCGCTGCCCGGCTCGCCGATCCTCTACTACGGCGACGAGATCGGCATGGGCGACAACATCTGGCTCGGCGACCGGGACGCGGTGCGCACCCCGATGCAGTGGACGCCGGACCGCAACGCCGGATTCTCCTCCTGCGACCCGGGGCGGCTCTTCCTGCCGACCATCATGGACCCGGTCTACGGCTACCAGGTCACCAACGTCGAGGCCGCGATGAGCTCGCCCTCGTCGCTGCTGCACTGGACCCGCCGCATGATCGAGATCCGCAAGCAGAACCCGGCCTTCGGCCTCGGCAGCTACACCGAGCTGTCGTCCACCAACCCGGCGGTGCTGGCCTTCCTGCGGGAGGCACCGGGCACCGACGGCGCGGACGACGACCTGGTGCTGTGCGTGCACAACTTCTCGCGGTTCGCCCAGCCGACGGAGCTGGACCTCCGGTCGTTCAGCGGCCGCCATCCGGTGGAACTCATCGGCGGCGTGCGCTTCCCGGCCATCGGGGAACTTCCGTACCTGCTGACCCTCGCGGGACACGGGTTCTACTGGTTCCGGCTGCGCAGGAACCCGGCGCCGACCGGCGGGAACACCGCGGGGAGACCCGCCTGA
- a CDS encoding maltokinase N-terminal cap-like domain-containing protein, which yields MSDTAPTRATRNSPDRRPLVTAPDLLSSLVPLLAEWVPRQRWFAGKGRLLTGFTLLSATELLPCTGDGTAPGLLQLLVRAQQSAPPSRTPAGGDCYQLLLGVHPAPAPQLAPAVIGRPGGGPLRGRTVYDALLDNRLCGLLLERLRVPGRLGGLRFCREADVDIPSGLPARPIAVEQSNSSIVYGDSFILKVFRRIEPGVNPDLELPRALADAKCARVPAPAAWFESATADESGEATTLGVLQPFLAGSADGWQLALNALAVRADFTGSARALGHATAEVHTALAQTLPTTELRRPQLDVIAAQMHQRLEATARAVPVLQPYRARLRTAFDELAAVGHDGRSWAAQRIHGDLHLGQTLRTADEGRWSLIDFEGEPARPLAERRRPQPAVRDVAAMLRSFDYAARSGPAGGDPWALEWARRTRDAYCLGYAEAGGLDPRSAPELMRAYETDKAVYEVLYEARHRPDWLAVPMAAIRRLAAGGVPAVGVDGSGPARSPGSDGRG from the coding sequence ATGTCGGACACCGCCCCGACCCGTGCCACCCGCAACAGCCCTGACCGCCGACCGCTCGTCACCGCACCCGATCTGCTGTCCTCGCTGGTGCCCCTGCTCGCCGAATGGGTGCCACGCCAGCGCTGGTTCGCCGGCAAGGGCCGGCTGCTCACCGGCTTCACGCTGCTCTCGGCCACCGAGCTGCTGCCGTGCACCGGCGACGGCACCGCTCCGGGACTGCTCCAGTTGCTCGTACGGGCGCAGCAGAGCGCCCCGCCCAGCCGCACCCCGGCCGGCGGGGACTGCTACCAGCTCCTGCTGGGGGTGCATCCGGCCCCGGCACCGCAGCTGGCACCGGCGGTGATCGGCCGTCCGGGCGGCGGTCCGCTGCGCGGCCGTACGGTCTACGACGCGCTGCTGGACAACCGGCTGTGCGGGCTGCTGCTGGAACGGCTGCGGGTACCGGGGCGGCTCGGGGGCCTGCGCTTCTGCCGCGAGGCGGACGTGGACATCCCCTCCGGGCTGCCGGCCCGGCCGATCGCCGTCGAGCAGTCCAACTCCTCGATCGTCTACGGGGATTCGTTCATCCTGAAGGTCTTCCGGCGGATCGAACCGGGCGTCAACCCGGATCTGGAGCTGCCGCGGGCCCTGGCGGACGCCAAGTGCGCGCGGGTGCCGGCGCCCGCCGCGTGGTTCGAGTCGGCGACCGCCGACGAGAGCGGTGAGGCGACCACGCTGGGCGTGCTCCAGCCGTTCCTGGCGGGCTCGGCGGACGGCTGGCAGCTGGCGCTCAACGCGCTGGCGGTGCGCGCCGACTTCACCGGCTCGGCGCGCGCCCTCGGGCACGCCACCGCCGAGGTGCACACCGCGCTCGCCCAGACGCTGCCGACCACCGAGCTGCGCCGCCCGCAGCTGGACGTGATCGCCGCGCAGATGCACCAGCGGCTGGAGGCCACCGCCCGTGCGGTGCCCGTCCTCCAGCCCTACCGGGCGCGGCTGCGCACCGCCTTCGACGAGCTGGCCGCGGTGGGCCACGACGGCCGCAGCTGGGCCGCCCAGCGCATCCACGGTGATCTGCACCTGGGGCAGACCCTGCGCACCGCCGACGAGGGACGCTGGTCGCTGATCGACTTCGAGGGCGAACCGGCCCGCCCGCTGGCCGAGCGGCGACGGCCGCAGCCGGCGGTGCGGGACGTCGCGGCGATGCTGCGCTCCTTCGACTACGCCGCGCGCAGCGGGCCGGCCGGCGGGGACCCCTGGGCGCTGGAGTGGGCGCGGCGCACCCGCGACGCCTACTGCCTGGGATACGCCGAGGCCGGCGGGCTCGACCCGCGCTCCGCGCCCGAACTGATGCGCGCCTACGAGACCGACAAGGCCGTCTACGAGGTGCTCTACGAGGCCCGGCACCGGCCCGACTGGCTGGCCGTCCCGATGGCCGCCATCCGCCGGCTGGCGGCGGGCGGGGTACCGGCCGTGGGCGTGGACGGCTCCGGCCCGGCGCGCTCCCCCGGCTCCGACGGCCGGGGGTGA
- the glgB gene encoding 1,4-alpha-glucan branching enzyme, which produces MRAAAPLSDEDRGRLLGGAHHDPHGLLGAHPVRGGLLIRVLRPHARSVTVVGKGLRAGLVPEGDGLFAGVLPLRTVPEYELLVDYGDGPVTVRDPYRFLPALGELDLHLFAEGRHEQLWQALGARTMEHQGVTGTRFTVWAPNARGVRVVGDFNYWDGTAHPMRSLGSSGVWELFLPGVGEGELYKFEITRPDGSRTVRADPMARRTECPPANASVVHESHYRWKDADWMARRGERPVHEAPFSVYEVHLASWRPGLTYRQLAAQLPAYVKDLGFTHVEFMPVAEHPFGGSWGYQVTGFYAPTARMGTPDDFKFLIDALHRAGIGVLMDWVPAHFPRDDWALAEFDGRPLYEPQDPARAAHPDWGTLEFDYGRTEVRNFLVANAVYWCEEFHIDGLRVDAVASMLYLDYSREDGGWTPNVHGGRENLDAVAFLQEMNATVYRRCPGVVTIAEESTAWDGVTRATHHVGPGGFGGLGFGLKWNMGWMHDSLGYVSKEPVHRKYHHGEMTFSMIYAYSENYVLPISHDEVVHGKGALVSKMPGDWWQQRANHRAYLGFMWAHPGKQLLFMGQEFAQGAEWAESHGPDWWLLDPSYDAEPDHRGVRDLVRDLNRRYLAIPALWERDTDPAGFRWVDGDASEDNVFSFLRFAADGSPLLSVTNFSPVVRHAYRIGVPDDVAAWREVLNTDEPRYGGGGVANPDLLKAEATPWNGRTASLTAVLPPLATLWLRPA; this is translated from the coding sequence GTGCGCGCCGCCGCCCCGCTGTCCGACGAGGACCGCGGCCGGCTGCTCGGCGGTGCGCACCACGACCCGCACGGGCTGCTCGGCGCGCACCCCGTGCGCGGCGGGCTGCTGATCCGGGTGCTGCGGCCGCACGCCCGGAGCGTGACCGTCGTCGGCAAGGGCCTGCGCGCCGGACTGGTGCCGGAGGGTGACGGGCTGTTCGCCGGGGTGCTGCCGCTGCGCACCGTCCCGGAGTACGAGCTGCTGGTCGACTACGGCGACGGCCCGGTGACCGTACGCGACCCCTACCGCTTCCTGCCCGCGCTCGGCGAGCTGGACCTGCACCTGTTCGCCGAGGGGCGGCACGAGCAGCTGTGGCAGGCGCTCGGCGCCCGGACGATGGAGCACCAGGGCGTGACCGGCACCCGCTTCACGGTGTGGGCGCCCAACGCGCGGGGTGTCCGGGTGGTCGGCGACTTCAACTACTGGGACGGCACCGCGCACCCGATGCGGTCGCTCGGCTCCTCCGGCGTCTGGGAGCTGTTCCTGCCCGGCGTCGGCGAGGGCGAGCTGTACAAGTTCGAGATCACCCGGCCGGACGGGTCGAGGACGGTGCGCGCCGACCCGATGGCCCGGCGGACCGAGTGCCCGCCCGCCAACGCCTCGGTCGTGCACGAGTCGCACTACCGCTGGAAGGACGCCGACTGGATGGCCCGGCGCGGTGAGCGGCCGGTGCACGAGGCGCCGTTCTCGGTGTACGAGGTGCACCTGGCGTCCTGGCGCCCCGGCCTCACCTACCGCCAGCTCGCCGCCCAGCTCCCGGCCTACGTCAAGGACCTCGGCTTCACCCACGTCGAGTTCATGCCGGTCGCGGAGCACCCCTTCGGCGGCTCGTGGGGCTATCAGGTGACCGGTTTCTACGCGCCCACCGCCAGGATGGGCACGCCGGACGACTTCAAGTTCCTGATCGACGCGCTGCACCGGGCCGGTATCGGGGTGTTGATGGACTGGGTGCCGGCGCACTTCCCGCGCGACGACTGGGCGCTGGCGGAGTTCGACGGCCGCCCGCTGTACGAGCCGCAGGACCCGGCACGGGCCGCGCACCCGGACTGGGGAACCCTGGAGTTCGACTACGGCCGCACCGAGGTCCGCAACTTCCTGGTCGCCAACGCGGTGTACTGGTGCGAGGAGTTCCACATCGACGGGCTGCGGGTGGACGCCGTCGCCTCGATGCTCTATCTGGACTACTCGCGCGAGGACGGCGGCTGGACGCCGAACGTGCACGGCGGCCGGGAGAACCTCGACGCGGTGGCGTTCCTGCAGGAGATGAACGCGACGGTCTACCGGCGCTGTCCCGGGGTGGTGACCATCGCCGAGGAGTCCACGGCCTGGGACGGCGTCACCCGCGCCACGCACCACGTCGGGCCGGGCGGCTTCGGCGGGCTGGGCTTCGGGCTGAAGTGGAACATGGGCTGGATGCACGACTCGCTCGGCTACGTCTCCAAGGAGCCGGTGCACCGCAAGTACCACCACGGCGAGATGACCTTCTCGATGATCTACGCCTACTCCGAGAACTACGTGCTGCCGATCTCCCACGACGAGGTGGTGCACGGCAAGGGCGCGCTGGTGTCGAAGATGCCGGGCGACTGGTGGCAGCAGCGCGCCAACCACCGGGCCTACCTCGGCTTCATGTGGGCCCACCCGGGCAAGCAACTCCTCTTCATGGGGCAGGAGTTCGCCCAGGGCGCGGAGTGGGCGGAGAGCCACGGCCCGGACTGGTGGCTGCTGGACCCGTCCTACGACGCGGAGCCGGACCACCGCGGCGTACGGGATCTCGTCCGCGACCTCAACCGCCGCTACCTCGCCATTCCGGCCCTGTGGGAGCGCGACACCGACCCGGCCGGGTTCCGCTGGGTCGACGGCGACGCGAGCGAGGACAACGTCTTCTCCTTCCTGCGCTTCGCGGCCGACGGCTCCCCGCTGCTCTCGGTCACCAACTTCTCCCCGGTGGTACGCCACGCCTACCGGATCGGCGTGCCCGACGACGTCGCCGCCTGGCGGGAGGTCCTCAACACCGACGAGCCGCGCTACGGCGGCGGGGGCGTCGCCAACCCCGACCTCCTCAAGGCCGAGGCCACCCCGTGGAACGGGCGTACCGCCTCGCTCACCGCCGTCCTCCCGCCGCTGGCCACGCTCTGGCTCCGGCCCGCCTGA
- a CDS encoding sensor histidine kinase: protein MRLPRPRRPRWPGRLRGPRSLAGQLFAMQVVLVAAVVVGCAVFAYLSAGRQAAETATRQATAVATAVADSPAVVAAVRGKDPTAVLQPYAERLRHDAHVDFVVVMTPGGIRWTHPEPSAIGRKYLGHIGPALHGKVFPETHMGVLGPSVRVVAPVHDPRQGGRITALVSAGITIETISEQLRDQVLALVGVAAAALVLGGAGTYVVNARLRRHTHGMNARELSRMHDYHQAALHAVREGLLMLDGERRVALINDGGRELLGLSGDAVGLRVTELGLPEALTEALLAAGPRVDELHLTGERVLVVNSAPVSGGERRGSVVTLRDHTELQALSGELDSVRGFAEALRSQAHEAANRLHAVVSLIELGRAEEAVEFATAELELAQALTDQVVGAVAEPVLAALLLGKAAQANERGVELVLTPDSRIDDGLLPPGLPARDLVTVLGNLLDNAIEAAAPGPGHLPPEPPRVRVTARAAGGELLLRVADNGPGVAADAAEEIFRRGWTTKQSTTGHGHGLGLALVQQAVRRNGGTVALDPAPEGGACFTVRLPLRSEAAA, encoded by the coding sequence ATGCGACTCCCCCGCCCCCGCCGGCCTCGGTGGCCCGGCCGGCTGCGCGGCCCGCGCAGCCTCGCCGGCCAGCTCTTCGCCATGCAGGTGGTGCTGGTGGCGGCGGTCGTCGTGGGCTGCGCGGTCTTCGCGTACCTCAGCGCCGGCCGGCAGGCGGCGGAGACCGCCACCCGGCAGGCGACGGCGGTGGCCACCGCCGTCGCCGACTCCCCCGCCGTCGTCGCGGCGGTCCGCGGCAAGGACCCCACGGCCGTGCTCCAGCCGTACGCCGAGCGGCTGCGCCACGACGCGCACGTCGATTTCGTGGTGGTGATGACGCCGGGCGGGATCCGCTGGACGCACCCGGAGCCGTCCGCGATCGGCAGGAAGTACCTCGGGCACATCGGCCCCGCGCTGCACGGCAAGGTCTTCCCGGAGACCCACATGGGGGTGCTCGGCCCGTCCGTGCGCGTCGTCGCCCCGGTCCACGACCCGCGGCAGGGCGGCCGGATCACCGCGCTGGTCAGCGCCGGGATCACCATCGAGACCATCAGCGAGCAGCTGCGTGACCAGGTCCTGGCACTGGTCGGGGTGGCCGCGGCGGCGCTGGTGCTCGGCGGGGCGGGCACCTACGTCGTCAACGCCCGGCTGCGGCGGCACACCCACGGGATGAACGCCCGGGAACTCAGCCGGATGCACGACTACCACCAGGCCGCGCTGCACGCCGTACGCGAGGGACTGCTGATGCTGGACGGGGAGCGCAGGGTGGCCCTGATCAACGACGGCGGGCGGGAGCTGCTGGGGCTGTCCGGCGACGCGGTGGGCCTGCGGGTCACCGAGCTGGGGCTGCCGGAGGCGCTCACCGAGGCGCTGCTGGCGGCCGGCCCGCGCGTCGACGAACTGCATCTGACCGGCGAGCGGGTGCTGGTCGTCAACTCCGCCCCGGTCTCCGGCGGCGAGCGGCGCGGCAGCGTGGTCACCCTCCGCGACCACACCGAACTCCAGGCGCTGTCGGGCGAGTTGGACTCGGTGCGGGGGTTCGCCGAGGCGCTGCGCTCGCAGGCGCACGAGGCCGCCAACCGGCTGCACGCGGTCGTCTCGCTGATCGAGCTGGGGCGGGCCGAGGAGGCCGTGGAGTTCGCCACCGCCGAGCTGGAGCTGGCGCAGGCGCTGACCGACCAGGTCGTCGGCGCGGTCGCCGAGCCGGTGCTCGCGGCGCTGCTGCTGGGCAAGGCCGCCCAGGCCAACGAACGCGGCGTCGAGCTGGTCCTGACGCCCGACAGCCGGATCGATGACGGGCTGCTGCCGCCCGGGCTGCCGGCCCGCGACCTGGTGACGGTGCTGGGCAATCTGCTCGACAACGCCATCGAGGCCGCGGCCCCCGGCCCGGGGCACCTCCCCCCGGAGCCGCCCCGGGTGCGGGTCACCGCGCGGGCGGCCGGCGGCGAGCTGCTGCTGCGGGTGGCGGACAACGGCCCGGGGGTGGCCGCGGACGCCGCCGAGGAGATCTTCCGGCGCGGCTGGACCACCAAGCAGTCCACCACCGGCCACGGCCACGGGCTGGGCCTGGCCCTCGTCCAGCAGGCCGTACGGCGCAACGGCGGCACCGTCGCGC